The sequence CGGTATCCGGGTGCATGAGCAGGAAGAAGTGGAAGGACTGGATATCAACGAACATAGCATGCGTGCCTATCCTGACTTTGCCACCAAGGAATAAGTTGAGGCCCTTTATGCCAAATGAGTTGAAGCTAAACGGCTTCGCTAAGCATTTGGGATGATGGCCGTCAAATGTCAGCATAAATTTTATTGCTACCCTAACAAACCAAAGCCCCACCGAGTAATTCGGTGGGGCTTTTCTATGTAAAAGGCTGGGGATTAGCTAAGAATTGAATCAATCGTAAGAGTTGGGAACTGGTGGCTTCCTTAATGGTAAAACCACATAACGAAAAATGCCACATCTTCCCAAAGACACCAAGTGGATGCTGTGCCTAGGCTTAAAGGAAATTATAATTGCGTTTTGCCATAGGGTCAGCGGCCTTTCATGGTTTCCGTAATCAAAGATATTGCCTCCAGGAATATGGCTTGATCAAAAAAATGTCCATCTCTGATAGAAGAGATGGACATTAACGAATAGATAGACTAAAGATAAAAATCGCTAGCGATAGAAAAATGTGAACTGAGAGTATAAATCTATGGCGAGCGTACCTTAAAATCAAACTTTCACATGCGCAGATATGCGCATTGATACGCAAATCATTCAATTGTGAATGAATAGGATTTGGACTTGTTTTGTATTACTTAAAATTGGTTTTTATAGCCAATAAGTGGTTTTAAAATTTATAGTGTGCCTTCAGCATTCTATCAGCGCTTATCCGTGGCGGCATAGCCACCAAAGATGTCAAGGAATAGGGATCAAGCAGAAAAGATGGGGAGTATCCTATTTCGATGGATAAATATGTTCTTCGCCACCTTTGGTTGCTGTTTGGCCACGGATGAACGCTGATAAACACGGATAGGATGCTTAAGAAATGGCAAATTAGTGTTATGGTGTATGATTTAACCTCGAAAGCTAGCCCCAAAGGGGCGGCACATTCATAGCCATGGGTGAAGCCTATGGTAAATTACCCCGTTCAACGTTTTCCGTTTTAACCGCATTGACCGCCCCATTCCCCACAACTTCCCGCTAAAACCCATTCGAGCGGATGGAGGAAAGGCATTGATTTAGCGGTGTGAAATTTTCTTTCATAAGAACATGTCGAAAATCATCCCCCCCCCCAGAAACATTGCTTGATCCAGGAACAGTGATAGACATCGAAATAGGCTAGCTCCAACTTTCCAGCTTGGTCTTGAGTTTGAATTCCATGTAGGGACAAAAAAAAAGAGGCTGCTCCAAGATTTGGATTAGCCTCTTTTTGGGTATAAAATAATAGTTGGTTGTCGTTTTTTAATTTCCTGCTTCGATATCTACTTCTAGATCAGCGGCCATTTCAAGCTCCACAGGGTCCAATACTGTAATTTCACCATCCACAGCAGGAACATTTAAAAGCGTATCCGCTTCATATTCCTCAGAGGGGTCAAAAATCACCGTATAATTACCTTCCACAAGTCCTCTTAACGCGAAGGATCCTGTTTCGTCTGCAAAAGTACTTACGGTATCTTCATTAATGACACCATAAACTACCGGGTGGGCTTCAATTGGCAATACTTGACCTTCAATGGAGGCTGACTCCTCCGCAATAACCCTAAGCACTGGTTTCAAGATATATTGACCGGAATTGCCAGCTTGAACAATGGATTTCGCAGCATCAAAATCAATGACCAAGTCGTATTGGATGCCCGCCATTAATTCTTGATCAAGCTGTAATTTTAAGCCACTTTGCTGGGCGCTGGGAGTGGTTAATGGAATTTCTTCTCCATCCATTACCAAGAAATTGTCCTCACCCAAAATCAGTCTCAGTTTAGAAATAGAGCCTGCAGAAATTTCTTCTGATCCGATGAAGGCTTCGTTTCCATTGACCAAAGATAGCAAGTTGATGTGGGCGTCTTCCTCATCATATGGAATATAAACCCAACCGTCACCCTCTTCCGGTTCATCACCAGGAAGAAGTTCTACTCCCAATACCTCAATCCATACTTCGTCGTAATCTGCTGGCGCATCTACGAGCGATACGTTTACTGTAGCTGCTCCTTCCATGGACTCTTCGTCATCCGAATTACAGGATGCCATTACGGCCAAGCCTGCGAGCCCCAGAAGACAGGTTTTAATGTGAAAATTTCGCATAGCAAATGATTAGTTGGTTTGTGGTTTTTCCATGAAACAATTAACATGCCATTATCGTGGTGTTCGTGGCCGTTTTTATCCATTTCACGTATGGATATTATTTTTTCATTGATTATTTCTATTGATCAGGATGCAATGAAGTCAAGAGGCGTTTAACCTAAAAAGTTATGAATCACGAGCTGGTAGCCAAGTCCGACCACTATCCCGCCAATGATGATAAGGGGTGAAGGGATTTTGGTAAATTGGAGCAAGAAATAAGTGAAGGCAATGGCAGCGATATTGAAAAAGTTTGCAGGCATGGGTTCGAACAGCAAATAGGCCGCGGCGATCAGCATGCCACAGCTAACGGCATTGATGCCCTCCAGTGCGGCACGTACAGGGCGGTACTTTTTCAGTTCGTCCCAGAACCGAATGACAAAAAATATCAAAAAGGTGCCGGGCAGAAAAATCCCCGCTGCAGAGACGAGGCCTCCGATAATGGCTCCTCCGGTTCCCAAACCGGCACTGCGCATGGACAAGGCACCAATATAAGAACTGATGCTAAAGGTGGGGCCGGGAACACCCTGTGAAATGGCATATCCTGTTAGGAACTCCTCCGAGGTAAGGTAAGCTTTAAATTCCACAAACTCTGTGTACAGGTACGGTACGAGTACTTGGCCGCCGCCAAAGATCAAACTGCCGTTACGGTAAAAATTCTCAAATAACCTGATGGGAAGAATTTTGGTAAAATGTCCCAAGGTGGCCGCCATGATTAGGACGCCTCCCCAAAGCAAGAAATTGGCCCATTGGATTTTAATGCCGCTTTTTTCCTCAATCTTAGGTTGCTTGTTAAATTTCAAGGAAGTGGTGATGCCGCCTGCCACCAACATAAAGGGAAAGATGTAAGGCGAGTTATAGAAGAAAGCGACAAAAGCGGATAGCAGCATCAGGACCATGGCCTCGGTGGTTTTTACCATCTTGCCAATGGTTTTTTGGGCGGCGTAAATGATGAATCCAATCGCCATAGGCTGGATAAATTTGGCGAAATTCAGGGAGCCCTTGGTTTGGGTCTGCAGAAAATCCACCAAAATGGCCGCTGCTGTCATGATGATGGTCGCAGGCAGTATCCAAACCAAAAGCGATAAGTAGGCGAGGTTAGGGCCGCCTACGCGATAGCCTATGGCTGAAATGGTCTGCGTAGAGGTGGGGCCAGGCAGCACCTGACAAAGGGCATGGAGTTCCCACAGCTCTTCTTCAGTGATATAGCGCCGTTTCTTGACCATGATGTCCAGGACCATGGCCAAGAAGGCCTGTGGACCACCGAAGGCCGTGACTGAAAGGGTGATGACATCCTTCAGGTAAAGGTAGTATTTTACTTTGCGGATGGTCACCGGCGCCTATTTGCGAAGTCCTAATTCGCGAAGTCTTTCCTCCAAAAACTCACCTGCTGTAGCGTCTGCAAATTCCTTTGGATTATCTTCGTCTACACAGCTGTCCAGACAAGTAAGGTCCATTTCGGATCTAGGGTGCATAAAGAACGGAATGGAATAGCGGCTGCTGTTCATCTTTTCGCGTGGAGGGTTGACCACACGGTGGATGGTGGATTTTAGCTTCTTATTGGTGAGCCGTTCCAGCATGTCTCCCACATTGACGACGAGCTGGTCTGGGAGGGCTGTAATGGGAATCCACTGGCCGTCTTTTCGTAGTACTTGCAGTCCGTCTGCACTGGCGCCCATCAGCAGGGTGATCAGGTTGATGTCTCCATGCTCCGCTGCCCGAACAGCGTCTGAAGGTACCGAAGCAGGATCTTCGATGGGAAAATAATGAATGGGACGTAAAATGGAATTGCCATGGAGCACTTTGTCTTCAAAGTACTGCTCATCTAGTCCCAAGTGTAAGGCAATCGCCTGCAGCATGGCTTTTCCAGCGGCTTCGATGGTCTGAAAAACCTCCAATGCTGTTTCCTGAAAGTCCGAAACTTCTTCTGGCCAGACATTTGGCGGATAGTCCTTTTTGAGGGGATCCGTATCCGGAATTTTGGATAATTCTTGGCCTACATGGTAAAACTCCTTTAAGTCTCCGGTATTCCTGCCTTTGGCATGCTCCTTTCCTTTACCGGTATAGCCTCGCTGATAGCCGATCTCTGGGCGCTCATACTTGGACTTGGTCTCATCATCCAAGGCAAAAAATGTTTTGATGGCGGTATACAGTTGGTCTTGTAGTGCCTGGGTCAGGCCATGGTTTTTGATGGCCACAAACCCAATATTTTCATAGGCATCGCCAAGCTTATGCACAAATGCGGCTTTCTGTGAGGCATCGCCCGAAGTAAAGTCGGATAGGTCTAAAGAGGGTATTTCGTTATAAAGGATTTCGCTCATGACTGGATTATTTTATCCTGCAAGGTAAATATTTTATAGGAAATTTAAATATCTTTAACTTAACCCAATTATCCTCCCGCTATGAAAAAGATTGTATTCGTTTGGTGTATCGCTAGTGTTTTTTGTCTTTCCTGTGCGTCGGATTCCAATAAAGAGACCACCAGCGAACTAAAAGATACTCCTGATATGGGCCAGACGGCAAAGAAGGATATAGCTTTTCACCATGAACAGCAGGAAAGTTCTTATCCAGATGCCATGTTGGAGCTGCACACTCCCCTCGAAAACCAAACGTTTGATGAAGGAGCGGTACCTTTTGAATTTAACATCAAAAATTATCCGTTTGAGCATGGGTGGAAAGGTTTTCAGCTAAAAATGATCATCAACGGCGCAGATCCCATTGGATACAATATGCCCATTTTCAGAAAGGAATTTGAAACGGGGACGTTTAAGGTGCTGGCATTTTTGGTAGATGATGAGGGACGGGCGCTCAAGGAATACGGCAATTACGTGGAAAGGGATTTTGTGGTGGGTGATTCGCAACCATTTCCTGATTCCGAGGACCCATACATTGCGGTCAACATGCCTGAAAACGGAGCGGTTTTCCAAGCAGGAGAAGCCATCCTGATAGATTATATTTTGGTTGGCGGTGATTTGGAGGAAGATGGCCTCCAGGTGAAGGTTACGGCTGATGGTCAGGAATTCATGACGCATGAGTTGGGGACAATAAGCATCCAAGGCTTGTCCAAAGGCTCCCAAAAGATTTCGATAGCACTTGTAGACGGCAGTGGCAAGGAGTTGCCCGGAATTTTTTCCAAAAGCATCAAGCAGGTGAAGGTGGAGTAAAGTAGGGGTGTTAGCCTACCTCAAGTTTCTGAGCACTTCTAATGACCGCACTTCGAAAAAGGTGTCCAAATGGAGTTTGTAAAACGTCAACAGTTCATCCAGTAAACGCTTTCGGATGGCTGCGGGAACCTTGATGCCGGGATCGAATGGGCTTTTTAAAAGTTCAGCGAAGTATTTTTTTTCTTCCTGGGCAAAAGCCGGGCTGTTTATATCCGGGTGTATTTGTTCAAAAAATTCCCCGGCAGTATCCGGTGCAAAGCCCAGAAAGCGAGAGGTTTCTAGCAAAAATGATAAGGGATAAGTACTCAGGCCAACTGTCTCACTGTCCAAAAAGGTGACCGATTGATAGATGAAGTCAAATAAATATTCGTTTTGATAGTTTTCGTATATGGCCTTGCTTAACACTTCTCCCACAAACATGGCTACTCCCGAACGGTGAAAATCGAACGGTATTCGCTGGAAGGGATAGTTCAGCTTTACTTCAGAGATGCGGTTTAGGGAGGCGTTTTCTTTATCATATACGACCAAGTCAAGTAAGCTTAGGGGTTGATAAAGGGCCATTTTCGATTTGGATTTGGCACTTCTGACCCCGTTGACAATATAGCTTTTTAGCCCTAGGTCCCGCGTAAAGATCTTCACGATAATAGAAGATTCGCGGTATTTGATGTAATGGATGACGATGCCCTGGGTCTTCTTCAGCATGGGTGGTAGTCAGTTTCCTAGGACTTGGTTTCGTAAAAACACGTTCTGCACCGAGCCTCATAGTTGTCTTTTTCTCCCAGCACGACCTTTTCCTTTGCAGGAGTGAGCCGGTAGCTGTAGGAGGCGAGGTCGCCACATTTCATGCAGATCGCATGTACCTTGGTGACGTATTCAGCACTGGCCAACAGCTGAGGCATAGGATCAAAGGGTTTTCCCTCAAAGTCCATATCCAAACCAGCCATGATCACGCGTTTACCGGCGATGGCCAGTTTATTGGCGACATGGACGATTTGTTTATCGAAGAATTGGACTTCATCGATGCCCACGACATCGCAGTCACCGGCCAAAAGCATGATGTCATCGGCAAACTGGACGGGCGTGGACCTGATCACCGTTTCATTATGAGAAACGACGTCACGATCATGGTAGCGCGTATCAAGGGAAGGTTTGAAGATTTCCACCTTTTGCTTGGCAATGAGGGCCCTGTTCAGGCGCCGGATGAGTTCTTCTGTTTTACCAGAAAACATCGATCCGCAGATTACTTCTATGTGCCCCTTTTTATCTTTAAGGGTATTATTTCCTATGACGGGTTCTATGAACATGGTTTTACAATGTTAAGGAAAATTACTGAACGATAACCCATAAAAGGCGTTGACTTTGAGGTGTCCGCTGCCTTTAGTAGGGACTAGCTTGATCCACCGTTATAGCGCTTCATTCGCCATAATCCATATGAGGTAGCTTATACGCGTCGTTAACCCGAATATGGATTTCCCCTTCTTTTAACTGGGTTTGACAGGTCAGCCGTTGATGGGGCTTGAGCTTTCCCAGGTTTCGAAAATACAATTCCCGATCGGTCGGTTCGGAGAGGTTTTCCATTCCCGCTGTCACGATCATCATGCAGGTGGTACACCGTCCTTTTTTTCCACAAGCATGCATCCAATCTACATTATTATCATGGATAATTTCGATAACTTTACGATCGGTTCCTTTTGAAGAAATCTCCTTGTGGTATAGGTTTTCAATTATTATTTTAGGCATCAATCTCTAACGACTACAGCAAATACAACAACTAATGAACGATAAAATTAACCTCAATTATTTAGAAAACTATGCTCATGATGTATCAGCAAAGATATGTGCTGAATATTTCGGTACCAAAAAGTACATGTCAGGGCAAGAAATCATCCAATTGACCCCCAGCTCGCAGGTTAATTTTATGGTGATCAAAACCTTGTTTGAAAAGTGGAATGAAGAGGTGGAGAAGATGAAGGCCAACCCTTTCTTTGACTACAGGGATATAGCCGTGTCCGAAGCCTTGAAGGAGTTTATGAATGTCCTTTCCCGTGCGATCAAAATCGAACATCAGCATTTTTTGCCACTGCTGGAGATCGCCGTGATGGATACCGTGCTCTTGGCCATAGATCCGATGGTTTATTTTTGGGGGGAAATTGAAAAAAGTAATGGGGCAAGTCCACATGCTCGCCTGAAGGCTTCCAAAAAGTACATCAAGTGGCATGAGAAATTCTTGAATGCGCTGATGGAAAAAGGGGGACAAGGGGATGCCGAAGTGTACCAAAAATCCTTAAGCGATACTTACCAGCAATTTCAAGAGCAGCTCGAATCTCCAAAAGCATTGCTGGAAAGCTTGGAACAAGTGGTGTCCATTGACTGGGGAGAGCTTATTCCTGAAGTGGAATCCCCTGAACCGGCTGATGCCTCAGCGGATAGCCAAGAGGAAGCTACAGCCATCCCATCCGATTCGGAGAGTGCCCCGGAAGAGCCTGCCGCTATTTCACAAGAAAGTGGTTCCTTTACTTCCCACGGGGACGGTATTGACCCCGCATTGGCTTGGGCGAGATTTGAAGCCGAGCAGAGTGGTGTGCTGAAAGGCCCTATCACCTCCATGGATGAGGGACTGGCCATTAACCAACGATTTATGTTTACCAAAAAGCTTTTTGACAGCAATCCAGACCTGATGGGACATGCACTGAAATCGATTGATGAATGCGATAGCTTTGTGGAAGCCATAGAACTTGTCAATGATCGCTATGTCACAAAGCTGGACTGGGATAAAGATTCCGATGAGGTCGCAGAATTTTTGCAGTTGATCTATCGGAAGTTTGACGAAAAATAGTATCTTACTGACCCTAACTCACCCGATATTCATTATTCAGATTTCATAGTCTTGCCATCCTGTTCACAATGGGAATGATGGGACTTTATTGCTTACTATAAAAAGTGAAAATGTATAAAATCGGTTGTTTCCTATTTCTCCAAAGCCTATTGATATTCTCCTTGTCGGCTCAAATAATTTCCACTCCTTCCACTTCAGGAAGAAATTCCCATCCCAACTTCGTGCTTATTGTAGCTGATGACCTAGGGTATGGCGATTTAAGTTTTACTGGCAGCACCCAAGTCAAAACCCCTCATATTGACGAGCTTGCAGCATCTGGTGTTTTTTTTCCAGAGGGCTATGTTTCCTCTGCAGTGTGTAGTCCATCTCGAGCGGGCCTACTTACCGGTCGTAATCAAGTGAGTTTTGGCTATGACAATAATCTGGCAAATAGTCAACCTGGATTTGATCCTGCTTTTTTGGGATTGCCGGTAAATGTTAAGACGGTGGGTGACCACCTAAAGAAACTGGGATATGTTACCGGCTTGGTAGGAAAATGGCATTTAGGATATGAAGATCAATTTTCTCCTTTAAATCGTGGTTTTGATGAATTTTGGGGATACCTGGGAGGAGGCCATGATTATTTTGAAGCATCGGAAGCTAAGCGTGGGTATAAGGCCAAGATTAAATGCAATTATAAAACTCCTCAGGAAATCACTTATATTACAGATGACAAAGGAGACGAATGTATCAACTTTATTCAGCGTCATAAGGATGAGCCATTTTTCCTATATGCTTCATTCAATGCACCGCATACGCCCATGCAAGCTACGGCTGAAGATTTGGCCATCTATCAACATATCGAGGATAGAAAAAGGAGGACCTATGCCGCCATGGTGCATCGATTGGATATAAATGTGGGGAGGATTGTCGAAGCTGTGGAGGAGGCTGACTTACTTGAAAATACTATTTTCGTTTTTATCAGTGATAATGGTGGGCCTGTGATGACCAATGGTTCCATCAATGCACCATATAATGGTAAGAAAGGCACGCTGCTGGAAGGAGGCATCAGAGTACCCTTTTTCATAAGTTGGCCTGGGCATCTTGAACCTGGAAAAGTCTTTGAGCATCCGGTAAGTTCATTGGATCTCACGCCTACCTTTGTTGCACTTGCGGGTGGGGAGTCCAAAGAGGAAGATCAATTCGATGGTCTCAACTTAATGCCTTACCTGCAAGGGGAGAAGGAAGGTGCGCCACATGATGAGATGAAGTGGAAATTTACCGTTAGTGCAGCGATCCGAGAAGGAAAATGGAAATTGGTAAGGCTCCCAGACAGGTTGCCGATGTTATTTAACCTCCAAACGGATTTTTCAGAGCAATATGATGTAGCCTTGGAAAATTTAGCAATTACCAAAAACCTTCTCAAGAAACTTGGGGATTGGGATGTTAGGTTACCACACCCGTTGTTCTTGGAGGGTGCTGAATGGCGTAAAGTACAAGTAGGCCAATACGACAAAAAATATCCCATTGTCCAACCTCGCTAAAGCTCAGTTCATCCTTCCAAGCAGTTGAATGCGGTGGCTGTCCAGCTTGATGAAGATAAACAGCAAAATGGTAAAAGACCATAAGGAAGATCCGCCATAGCTAAAGAAGGGCAGCGGAATTCCCACCACTGGAAACAGGCCAATGGTCATGGAGATATTGATCATAAAGTGAAAGAGCAAGATGGATATGACACAGTAGCCATACACCCTGGAAAAACGGGTCTTCTGTCGTTCGGCAAGAAAAACCAATCTGATCAGTAGGGCTACAAATAACAACACCACTATCAAGCTGCCTATCCAAC comes from Echinicola vietnamensis DSM 17526 and encodes:
- a CDS encoding 2Fe-2S iron-sulfur cluster-binding protein, which gives rise to MPKIIIENLYHKEISSKGTDRKVIEIIHDNNVDWMHACGKKGRCTTCMMIVTAGMENLSEPTDRELYFRNLGKLKPHQRLTCQTQLKEGEIHIRVNDAYKLPHMDYGE
- a CDS encoding sulfatase-like hydrolase/transferase translates to MYKIGCFLFLQSLLIFSLSAQIISTPSTSGRNSHPNFVLIVADDLGYGDLSFTGSTQVKTPHIDELAASGVFFPEGYVSSAVCSPSRAGLLTGRNQVSFGYDNNLANSQPGFDPAFLGLPVNVKTVGDHLKKLGYVTGLVGKWHLGYEDQFSPLNRGFDEFWGYLGGGHDYFEASEAKRGYKAKIKCNYKTPQEITYITDDKGDECINFIQRHKDEPFFLYASFNAPHTPMQATAEDLAIYQHIEDRKRRTYAAMVHRLDINVGRIVEAVEEADLLENTIFVFISDNGGPVMTNGSINAPYNGKKGTLLEGGIRVPFFISWPGHLEPGKVFEHPVSSLDLTPTFVALAGGESKEEDQFDGLNLMPYLQGEKEGAPHDEMKWKFTVSAAIREGKWKLVRLPDRLPMLFNLQTDFSEQYDVALENLAITKNLLKKLGDWDVRLPHPLFLEGAEWRKVQVGQYDKKYPIVQPR
- the chrA gene encoding chromate efflux transporter; amino-acid sequence: MTIRKVKYYLYLKDVITLSVTAFGGPQAFLAMVLDIMVKKRRYITEEELWELHALCQVLPGPTSTQTISAIGYRVGGPNLAYLSLLVWILPATIIMTAAAILVDFLQTQTKGSLNFAKFIQPMAIGFIIYAAQKTIGKMVKTTEAMVLMLLSAFVAFFYNSPYIFPFMLVAGGITTSLKFNKQPKIEEKSGIKIQWANFLLWGGVLIMAATLGHFTKILPIRLFENFYRNGSLIFGGGQVLVPYLYTEFVEFKAYLTSEEFLTGYAISQGVPGPTFSISSYIGALSMRSAGLGTGGAIIGGLVSAAGIFLPGTFLIFFVIRFWDELKKYRPVRAALEGINAVSCGMLIAAAYLLFEPMPANFFNIAAIAFTYFLLQFTKIPSPLIIIGGIVVGLGYQLVIHNFLG
- a CDS encoding thymidine kinase — its product is MFIEPVIGNNTLKDKKGHIEVICGSMFSGKTEELIRRLNRALIAKQKVEIFKPSLDTRYHDRDVVSHNETVIRSTPVQFADDIMLLAGDCDVVGIDEVQFFDKQIVHVANKLAIAGKRVIMAGLDMDFEGKPFDPMPQLLASAEYVTKVHAICMKCGDLASYSYRLTPAKEKVVLGEKDNYEARCRTCFYETKS
- a CDS encoding isopenicillin N synthase family dioxygenase, translated to MSEILYNEIPSLDLSDFTSGDASQKAAFVHKLGDAYENIGFVAIKNHGLTQALQDQLYTAIKTFFALDDETKSKYERPEIGYQRGYTGKGKEHAKGRNTGDLKEFYHVGQELSKIPDTDPLKKDYPPNVWPEEVSDFQETALEVFQTIEAAGKAMLQAIALHLGLDEQYFEDKVLHGNSILRPIHYFPIEDPASVPSDAVRAAEHGDINLITLLMGASADGLQVLRKDGQWIPITALPDQLVVNVGDMLERLTNKKLKSTIHRVVNPPREKMNSSRYSIPFFMHPRSEMDLTCLDSCVDEDNPKEFADATAGEFLEERLRELGLRK
- a CDS encoding DUF4382 domain-containing protein, producing the protein MRNFHIKTCLLGLAGLAVMASCNSDDEESMEGAATVNVSLVDAPADYDEVWIEVLGVELLPGDEPEEGDGWVYIPYDEEDAHINLLSLVNGNEAFIGSEEISAGSISKLRLILGEDNFLVMDGEEIPLTTPSAQQSGLKLQLDQELMAGIQYDLVIDFDAAKSIVQAGNSGQYILKPVLRVIAEESASIEGQVLPIEAHPVVYGVINEDTVSTFADETGSFALRGLVEGNYTVIFDPSEEYEADTLLNVPAVDGEITVLDPVELEMAADLEVDIEAGN
- the recO gene encoding DNA repair protein RecO translates to MLKKTQGIVIHYIKYRESSIIVKIFTRDLGLKSYIVNGVRSAKSKSKMALYQPLSLLDLVVYDKENASLNRISEVKLNYPFQRIPFDFHRSGVAMFVGEVLSKAIYENYQNEYLFDFIYQSVTFLDSETVGLSTYPLSFLLETSRFLGFAPDTAGEFFEQIHPDINSPAFAQEEKKYFAELLKSPFDPGIKVPAAIRKRLLDELLTFYKLHLDTFFEVRSLEVLRNLR